The following are encoded together in the Drosophila takahashii strain IR98-3 E-12201 chromosome X, DtakHiC1v2, whole genome shotgun sequence genome:
- the AdamTS-B gene encoding A disintegrin and metalloproteinase with thrombospondin motifs 7 isoform X1 → MVIECNRMWIRSLLLCFWLVVGTQGGGGGGGGRQLFGLHSDELVAGEGQLVVPRRVHPDGAFMTHSLDFAHDRDHRRHRQRRSLNLEQEDVDNPAADLHLQLPLANETLHLELTAHSYFLAPNLVVERHRRDLRTRSPLNPRHLNCHFHGKVRGQQATNVAISTCSGLVGHIRTASNEYFIEPSKQHEPHPASGHPHVVFQRSSVKPKHASRKRNKRKRGGGSGSGLGSGSGAEVSNCGTREPRRRMETRLEWQSRGKVKVQGGRQIRRHHKHKSHHQKNHRVPHTKFKYETQFQTEQDQQQDHPHPHPEIPRRRRSISSPRHVETLIVADATMSAFHKDLNGYLLTIMNMVSALYKDPSIGNSIEIVVVRIIQLDEEESQLQLNLTQNAQKNLDRFCSWQHKLNKGSEKDPHHHDVAILITRKNICANNCMTLGLANVGGMCKPKQSCSVNEDNGIMLSHTITHELGHNFGMFHDTAKIGCHPRVGPIVHIMTPTFGADTLQVCWSNCSRKYITHFLDQGLGECLDDPPTPLDEYNYTGELPGMRYNARGQCRLQFNLTTDSEVGACSTPHELCSTLWCRVNGECVTHMRPTAPGTLCGRNKWCQNGKCVRREELAAVNGGWGDWSEWSECSRSCGGGVSTQQRECDSPVPANGGVFCIGERKRYKICRKRPCPAEEPSFRAQQCARFDNVSYQGATYKWLPFFDKNNPCKLFCSDVDDTIIANWGSTVLDGTPCTLGTNNMCIDGICKKVGCDWIVDSEVQDDRCGVCGGSGDQCQPVRETFADPFAAKDGAYVEIVTIPARARHILIREQANSAHFLAIATANGDRFYLNGDSLISMPGEFEIAGAESLYDRVDEQETITIPQPIQHSISLYAIVRGNESNAGIFYEFTLPALNVSAGRQFLWRLSNWTSCSASCGGGVQHREPICQENGKGLADTLPCWTHAKNKRPPRQSRGCGEQPCPAHWWPGPWQFCPLTCRPPGGAASPPLRRRSVVCLDQHDVVVADTECGLLPKPPEMEPCESSLPDCRTK, encoded by the exons ATGGTCATAGAGTGCAACAGGATGTGGATCAGGAGTCTGCTGCTCTGCTTTTGGTTGGTCGTCGGAAcacaaggaggaggaggaggtggaggtggacGCCAGCTGTTCGGTCTCCACTCCGACGAACTGGTGGCGGGTGAGGGGCAGCTGGTGGTGCCACGACGAGTCCATCCCGATGGGGCATTCATGACCCACTCGCTGGACTTTGCCCACGATCGTGATCACCGGCGGCATCGCCAGCGACGAAGTTTGAACCTTGAGCAGGAGGATGTGGATAACCCAGCGGCGGACTTGCATCTCCAGCTGCCGCTGGCCAACGAGACACTGCATCTGGAGCTGACGGCGCACAGCTACTTCCTGGCCCCCAATTTGGTGGTGGAGCGGCATCGCCGGGATCTGCGCACGCGGTCACCTTTGAACCCGCGGCACCTCAACTGCCACTTTCACGGCAAGGTGCGCGGCCAACAGGCCACCAATGTGGCCATCTCCACTTGCTCCGGACTG GTGGGCCACATCCGGACGGCCAGTAATGAGTACTTCATCGAGCCCTCCAAGCAGCACGAGCCGCATCCGGCCAGCGGTCATCCGCACGTGGTCTTCCAGCGCTCCTCAGTGAAACCGAAG CATGCCTCGAGAAAGCGGAACAAGCGCAAACGGGGCGgaggatcgggatcgggattgGGTTCGGGATCCGGAGCGGAGGTCAGCAACTGCGGAACGAGGGAGCCTCGTCGACGAATGGAGACGAGACTGGAGTGGCAGTCCAGGGGCAAGGTGAAGGTCCAGGGAGGTCGCCAGATCAGGCGGCACCACAAGCACAAGAGCCACCACCAGAAAAATCATCGGGTGCCGCACACCAAGTTCAAGTACGAGACGCAGTTCCAGACGGAGCAGGATCAGCAGCAGGatcatccgcatccgcatcccgAGATTCCCAGGCGGCGGCGATCCATCAGCAGTCCACGGCATGTGGAGACCCTGATTGTGGCCGATGCCACCATGTCGGCCTTTCACAAGGACCTCAACGGCTACCTGCTGACCATCATGAACATGGTGTCCGCCTTGTACAAGGACCCCAGCATCGGCAACTCCATCGAGATCGTGGTGGTGCGCATCATCCAGCTGGACGAGGAGGAGTCCCAGCTCCAGCTGAATCTCACCCAGAATGCCCAGAAGAATTTGGATCGGTTCTGCAG TTGGCAACACAAGTTGAACAAGGGCAGCGAGAAGGATCCCCATCACCACGACGTGGCCATTCTCATCACGCGCAAGAACATCTGCGCCAACAACTGCAT GACCCTCGGCCTGGCCAACGTGGGTGGCATGTGCAAGCCGAAGCAATCGTGCAGCGTCAACGAGGACAACGGCATCATGCTCTCCCACACGATCACCCATGAATTGGGCCACAA CTTCGGAATGTTCCACGATACCGCGAAAATTGGCTGCCATCCGCGTGTGGGTCCCATTGTGCACATCATGACGCCCACTTTCGGGGCGGACACCCTGCAGGTTTGCTGGTCGAACTGCAGCCGCAAGTACATCACGCACTTCCTGGA TCAAGGATTGGGCGAGTGCCTGGACGACCCGCCGACGCCGCTGGACGAGTACAACTACACCGGCGAGCTGCCGGGGATGCGGTACAACGCGAGGGGCCAGTGCCGCCTGCAGTTCAACCTGACCACCGACAGCGAGGTGGGCGCCTGTTCCACGCCCCACGAGCTCTGCTCGACGCTGTGGTGCAGGGTGAACGGGGAGTGCGTCACCCACATGCGGCCCACCGCCCCGGGGACGCTGTGCGGGCGGAACAAGTGGTGCCAGAACGGCAAGTGCGTGCGCCGCGAGGAGCTGGCGGCGGTCAACGGGGGCTGGGGCGACTGGAGCGAGTGGAGCGAGTGCTCGCGCAGCTGCGGCGGCGGGGTGTCCACCCAGCAGCGGGAGTGCGACAGCCCGGTGCCCGCCAATGGCGGCGTCTTCTGCATCGGCGAGCGGAAGCGGTACAAGATCTGCCGGAAGCGTCCGTGTCCGGCGGAGGAGCCCAGCTTCCGGGCGCAGCAGTGCGCGCGATTCGACAACGTCAGCTACCAGGGAGCCACCTACAAGTGGCTGCCCTTCTTCGACAAGA ATAATCCCTGCAAGCTGTTCTGCAGCGACGTGGACGACACGATAATCGCCAACTGGGGCTCCACGGTTCTGGACGGAACGCCCTGCACGCTGGGCACGAACAACATGTGCATCGACGGCATCTGCAAG AAAGTTGGTTGCGATTGGATCGTCGACTCGGAGGTGCAGGACGATCGCTGCGGTGTCTGCGGCGGTTCTGGCGATCAGTGCCAGCCGGTGAGGGAGACCTTCGCGGATCCGTTTGCCGCCAAGGACGGGGCCTATGTGGAGATCGTCACCATTCCGGCGCGGGCCAGGCACATCCTCATCCGGGAGCAGGCCAACTCGGCGCACTTCCTGGCCATCGCGACGGCGAACGGGGATCGGTTCTATCTGAACGGCGATAGCCTCATCTCGATGCCCGGCGAGTTCGAGATCGCCGGCGCCGAGAGCCTCTACGATCGGGTCGACGAGCAGGAGACCATCACAATACCTCAGCCCATCCAGcattccatatcgctatac GCGATTGTGCGCGGCAATGAGAGCAACGCTGGCATTTTCTACGAGTTCACGCTGCCGGCGCTGAATGTGAGTGCCGGCAGGCAGTTCCTGTGGCGGCTGAGCAACTGGACCTCGTGCTCCGCCAGCTGTGGCGGGGGAGTTCAGCACCGGGAGCCCATCTGCCAGGAGAACGGCAAGG GTCTGGCTGATACGTTGCCCTGTTGGACGCACGCCAAGAACAAAAGACCTCCACGGCAGTCGCGAGGATGCGGCGAGCAGCCATGTCCTGCCCACTGGTGGCCGGGTCCTTGGCAATTCTGTCCCCTGACCTGCCGTCCTCCGGGAGGAGCCGCCTCTCCGCCACTCCGCCGACGGTCCGTCGTCTGTCTGGACCAACACGACGTGGTGGTGGCCGATACGGAATGCGGACTCCTGCCGAAGCCACCGGAAATGGAGCCCTGCGAATCCTCGCTGCCCGATTGCAGAACCAAGTAG
- the AdamTS-B gene encoding A disintegrin and metalloproteinase with thrombospondin motifs 7 isoform X2 → MVIECNRMWIRSLLLCFWLVVGTQGGGGGGGGRQLFGLHSDELVAGEGQLVVPRRVHPDGAFMTHSLDFAHDRDHRRHRQRRSLNLEQEDVDNPAADLHLQLPLANETLHLELTAHSYFLAPNLVVERHRRDLRTRSPLNPRHLNCHFHGKVRGQQATNVAISTCSGLVGHIRTASNEYFIEPSKQHEPHPASGHPHVVFQRSSVKPKHASRKRNKRKRGGGSGSGLGSGSGAEVSNCGTREPRRRMETRLEWQSRGKVKVQGGRQIRRHHKHKSHHQKNHRVPHTKFKYETQFQTEQDQQQDHPHPHPEIPRRRRSISSPRHVETLIVADATMSAFHKDLNGYLLTIMNMVSALYKDPSIGNSIEIVVVRIIQLDEEESQLQLNLTQNAQKNLDRFCSWQHKLNKGSEKDPHHHDVAILITRKNICANNCMTLGLANVGGMCKPKQSCSVNEDNGIMLSHTITHELGHNFGMFHDTAKIGCHPRVGPIVHIMTPTFGADTLQVCWSNCSRKYITHFLDQGLGECLDDPPTPLDEYNYTGELPGMRYNARGQCRLQFNLTTDSEVGACSTPHELCSTLWCRVNGECVTHMRPTAPGTLCGRNKWCQNGKCVRREELAAVNGGWGDWSEWSECSRSCGGGVSTQQRECDSPVPANGGVFCIGERKRYKICRKRPCPAEEPSFRAQQCARFDNVSYQGATYKWLPFFDKNNPCKLFCSDVDDTIIANWGSTVLDGTPCTLGTNNMCIDGICKLVAIGSSTRRCRTIAAVSAAVLAISASR, encoded by the exons ATGGTCATAGAGTGCAACAGGATGTGGATCAGGAGTCTGCTGCTCTGCTTTTGGTTGGTCGTCGGAAcacaaggaggaggaggaggtggaggtggacGCCAGCTGTTCGGTCTCCACTCCGACGAACTGGTGGCGGGTGAGGGGCAGCTGGTGGTGCCACGACGAGTCCATCCCGATGGGGCATTCATGACCCACTCGCTGGACTTTGCCCACGATCGTGATCACCGGCGGCATCGCCAGCGACGAAGTTTGAACCTTGAGCAGGAGGATGTGGATAACCCAGCGGCGGACTTGCATCTCCAGCTGCCGCTGGCCAACGAGACACTGCATCTGGAGCTGACGGCGCACAGCTACTTCCTGGCCCCCAATTTGGTGGTGGAGCGGCATCGCCGGGATCTGCGCACGCGGTCACCTTTGAACCCGCGGCACCTCAACTGCCACTTTCACGGCAAGGTGCGCGGCCAACAGGCCACCAATGTGGCCATCTCCACTTGCTCCGGACTG GTGGGCCACATCCGGACGGCCAGTAATGAGTACTTCATCGAGCCCTCCAAGCAGCACGAGCCGCATCCGGCCAGCGGTCATCCGCACGTGGTCTTCCAGCGCTCCTCAGTGAAACCGAAG CATGCCTCGAGAAAGCGGAACAAGCGCAAACGGGGCGgaggatcgggatcgggattgGGTTCGGGATCCGGAGCGGAGGTCAGCAACTGCGGAACGAGGGAGCCTCGTCGACGAATGGAGACGAGACTGGAGTGGCAGTCCAGGGGCAAGGTGAAGGTCCAGGGAGGTCGCCAGATCAGGCGGCACCACAAGCACAAGAGCCACCACCAGAAAAATCATCGGGTGCCGCACACCAAGTTCAAGTACGAGACGCAGTTCCAGACGGAGCAGGATCAGCAGCAGGatcatccgcatccgcatcccgAGATTCCCAGGCGGCGGCGATCCATCAGCAGTCCACGGCATGTGGAGACCCTGATTGTGGCCGATGCCACCATGTCGGCCTTTCACAAGGACCTCAACGGCTACCTGCTGACCATCATGAACATGGTGTCCGCCTTGTACAAGGACCCCAGCATCGGCAACTCCATCGAGATCGTGGTGGTGCGCATCATCCAGCTGGACGAGGAGGAGTCCCAGCTCCAGCTGAATCTCACCCAGAATGCCCAGAAGAATTTGGATCGGTTCTGCAG TTGGCAACACAAGTTGAACAAGGGCAGCGAGAAGGATCCCCATCACCACGACGTGGCCATTCTCATCACGCGCAAGAACATCTGCGCCAACAACTGCAT GACCCTCGGCCTGGCCAACGTGGGTGGCATGTGCAAGCCGAAGCAATCGTGCAGCGTCAACGAGGACAACGGCATCATGCTCTCCCACACGATCACCCATGAATTGGGCCACAA CTTCGGAATGTTCCACGATACCGCGAAAATTGGCTGCCATCCGCGTGTGGGTCCCATTGTGCACATCATGACGCCCACTTTCGGGGCGGACACCCTGCAGGTTTGCTGGTCGAACTGCAGCCGCAAGTACATCACGCACTTCCTGGA TCAAGGATTGGGCGAGTGCCTGGACGACCCGCCGACGCCGCTGGACGAGTACAACTACACCGGCGAGCTGCCGGGGATGCGGTACAACGCGAGGGGCCAGTGCCGCCTGCAGTTCAACCTGACCACCGACAGCGAGGTGGGCGCCTGTTCCACGCCCCACGAGCTCTGCTCGACGCTGTGGTGCAGGGTGAACGGGGAGTGCGTCACCCACATGCGGCCCACCGCCCCGGGGACGCTGTGCGGGCGGAACAAGTGGTGCCAGAACGGCAAGTGCGTGCGCCGCGAGGAGCTGGCGGCGGTCAACGGGGGCTGGGGCGACTGGAGCGAGTGGAGCGAGTGCTCGCGCAGCTGCGGCGGCGGGGTGTCCACCCAGCAGCGGGAGTGCGACAGCCCGGTGCCCGCCAATGGCGGCGTCTTCTGCATCGGCGAGCGGAAGCGGTACAAGATCTGCCGGAAGCGTCCGTGTCCGGCGGAGGAGCCCAGCTTCCGGGCGCAGCAGTGCGCGCGATTCGACAACGTCAGCTACCAGGGAGCCACCTACAAGTGGCTGCCCTTCTTCGACAAGA ATAATCCCTGCAAGCTGTTCTGCAGCGACGTGGACGACACGATAATCGCCAACTGGGGCTCCACGGTTCTGGACGGAACGCCCTGCACGCTGGGCACGAACAACATGTGCATCGACGGCATCTGCAAG TTGGTTGCGATTGGATCGTCGACTCGGAGGTGCAGGACGATCGCTGCGGTGTCTGCGGCGGTTCTGGCGATCAGTGCCAGCCGGTGA